From the genome of Ziziphus jujuba cultivar Dongzao chromosome 6, ASM3175591v1, one region includes:
- the LOC107431125 gene encoding beta-glucuronosyltransferase GlcAT14C: MKKPHFPHYLDRKWLLLLLTTSVLFLLLLLTVTLAQPRFSSPSDFAYDQRQLAFLDRDFGDGNDRLGLPKLPRLAYSLTGTKGDGPQLRRLLQALYHPRNYYVLHLDLEASDAERLELAKYVKSEALIERFKNVMVVGKGNLVTYKGPTMIASTLHAVAILLKKSKDWDWFINLSSSDYPLMPQDDILHIFSYLPRDLNFLEHTSNIGWKENQRARPIIIDPGLYHTKKSGVFWAKERRSMPASFKLFMGSEWVVLTKPFLEFCIWGWDNLPRTLLMYYTNFLSSPEGYFHTVVCNHKDYQNTTVNHDLHYLKWDKPPKQNPVALTLEHFDEMVQSGAPFARRFAKDDPVLNKIDNELLRRSGDRFTPGGWCQETSVLHKDKCLVYGNPNVVKPTISSKRLEKLIVKLLDSDNFRLKQCK, translated from the exons ATGAAAAAACCTCACTTTCCCCATTACCTCGATCGAAaatggcttcttcttcttctcacaaCCTCCGTACTCTTCCTCTTGCTCCTACTCACTGTAACTCTCGCTCAGCCCAGGTTCTCATCCCCATCCGATTTTGCCTACGACCAGCGGCAATTAGCATTTCTGGACCGAGATTTCGGCGATGGGAATGATCGATTGGGTCTTCCGAAACTGCCCAGATTGGCTTATTCGTTGACGGGGACGAAAGGGGATGGACCGCAATTGAGGCGGCTACTTCAGGCGCTGTATCACCCGAGGAATTACTATGTTCTGCATCTGGATCTGGAAGCTTCGGATGCTGAGAGGCTTGAGCTGGCCAAGTATGTCAAATCTGAGGCTTTGATTGAGAGGTTTAAGAATGTGATGGTGGTGGGCAAGGGCAATTTGGTCACTTACAAAGGTCCTACTATGATTGCCTCTACGCTTCACGCGGTTGCGATTTTGCTTAAAAAGTCCAAGGATTGGGATTGGTTTATCAATCTGAGCTCGTCCGATTACCCTCTGATGCCTCAAGATG ATATCTTGCATATTTTCTCATACTTGCCAAGAGATTTGAACTTCCTTGAGCACACGAGTAATATTGGCTGGAAAGA GAATCAAAGAGCAAGGCCTATCATTATAGATCCAGGCTTGTATCACACGAAGAAATCTGGAGTATTTTGGGCCAAAGAGAGAAGGTCTATGCCTGCTTCCTTCAAATTATTCATGG GATCTGAATGGGTGGTGTTGACAAAACCATTTCTTGAATTCTGTATTTGGGGATGGGATAACCTCCCTCGGACTCTGCTCATGTACTATACGAATTTTCTGTCATCCCCTGAGGGCTATTTCCACACTGTCGTTTGTAACCACAAGGACTACCAGAACACAACCGTGAATCATGACTTGCATTATCTAAAGTGGGATAAACCCCCAAAGCAGAATCCTGTTGCTCTGACATTGGAGCATTTTGATGAAATGGTTCAGAGTGGAGCTCCTTTTGCCCGTAGGTTTGCCAAGGATGATCCTGTTCTCAACAAAATCGACAATGAGCTGTTGAGGAGGTCTGGTGACCGGTTTACTCCTGGCGGTTGGTGTCAAGAGACTTCTGTTTTACATAAagataaatgtttagtttaCGGGAATCCAAATGTTGTTAAACCAACTATAAGTTCAAAAAGGCTAGAGAAACTCATTGTGAAACTTCTTGATTCTGATAATTTCAGGTTAAAGCAGTGTAAATAG
- the LOC107431115 gene encoding AP-4 complex subunit epsilon, with amino-acid sequence MEQLKTIGRELAMGSQGGFGQSKEFLDLVKSIGEARSKAEEDRIVLHEIETLKKRLSEPDIPKRKMKEYLIRLVYVEMLGHDASFAYIHAVKMTHDDNLLLKRTGYLAVTLFLSDDHDLIILIVNTIQKDLRSDNYLVVCAALNAVCKLINDETIPAVLPQVVELLGHSKDAVRKKAIMALHRFYQKSSSAVSHLLTNFRKRLCDNDPGVMGATLCPLFDLITIDANPYKDLIVSFVSILKQVAERRLPKSYDYHSMPAPFIQIRLLKILALLGRDDKQASEKMYTVVGDIFRKCDSSSNIGNAILYECICCVSSIFPNPKLLESATEVISRFLKSDSHNLRYMGIDALSRLIKISPEIAEQHQLAVIDCLEDPDDTLKRKTFELLYKMTKSSNVEVIVDRMIDYMICINDNHYKTYIASRCVELAEQFAPSNHWFIQTMNKVFEHAGDLVNVKVAHNLMRLIAEGFGEDDDTADSQLRSSAVESYLGIIGEPKLPSVFLQVICWVLGEYGTADGKYSASYITGKLCDVAEAYSNDETVKAYAITAIMKIYAFEISAGRKVDMLPECQSLVEELSAAHSTDLQQRAYELQAVIGLDARVVESIMPSDASCEDIEVDKDLSFLDNYVRLAIEKGAQPYIPESERSGMLNVSTFRGQDQHEASTHGLRFEAYELPKAPIPAKVVPIASSTELVPVPEPSYSREIPQAAPVSSVSDVGSSGLKLHLDGVQKKWGRPTYSSTPPSTSNSTSQKTVNGVSQDGRSTANSKARDSYDSKRTQVEINPEKQKLAASLFGGSSKTERKQSSANHKVAKASSQAAEPSQVSNTTVVASVGTNLQPPPDLLDFSEPTVTTSAPLLDPFKQLEGLLDSNAAVASTANHGGGNASKEPDIMSLYADMPLSGHSSSTENTISTHGDDANLMSGFSNAARIDHGGPTVEHSTQQLSKGPNPKDSLEKDALVRQMGVNPSSQNPNLFRDLLG; translated from the exons ATGGAGCAGTTGAAAACGATAGGGCGAGAGCTAGCGATGGGCTCGCAGGGTGGGTTCGGGCAATCAAAGGAGTTCCTTGACCTCGTGAAGTCAATCGGAGAAGCTCGATCCAAAGCCGAAGAGGATCGAATCGTTCTCCACGAGATCGAAACCCTAAAGAAACGACTCTCCGAACCCGACATCCCAAAGCGCAAGATGAAAGAGTACCTAATCCGACTTGTCTACGTCGAGATGCTCGGGCACGACGCGTCGTTTGCTTACATCCACGCCGTCAAGATGACCCACGACGACAATCTCCTCCTTAAACGCACTGGCTATCTTGCCGTTACTCTCTTCCTCTCCGACGATCACGACCTTATTATCCTCATCGTCAATACTATTCAGAAGGATCTTCGCTCTGATAATTACCTTGTCGTTTGTGCTGCTCTCAATGCTGTTTGCAAGCTCATAAACGACGAGACTATCCCTGCCGTTCTTCCCCAGGTGGTTGAATTGCTTGGCCATTCGAAAGATGCTGTGAGAAAGAAGGCAATCATGGCCCTCCATAGATTCTACCAGAAGAGCTCCTCCGCTGTGTCTCATCTTCTCACAAACTTCAGAAAGCGGCTCTGCGACAATGATCCTGGGGTTATGGGGGCTACTCTTTGTCCTCTGTTCGATCTCATTACCATCGATGCTAATCCTTACAAGGATTTGATTGTGAGCTTCGTTAGCATTTTGAAACAGGTGGCTGAGAGGAGGTTGCCCAAGTCGTACGATTACCATTCCATGCCTGCTCCGTTTATTCAG ATCAGGTTGCTCAAGATTCTAGCTTTGCTGGGTCGTGATGATAAGCAAGCTAGTGAGAAGATGTATACCGTGGTGGGAGATATATTCAGGAAGTGTGATTCAAGTAGTAATATAGGAAATGCTATACTTTATGAGTGTATATGCTGCGTCTCTTCCATTTTTCCCAATCCTAAGCTGTTAGAATCTGCTACTGAAGTTATTTCAAGATTCTTGAAG AGCGACAGCCATAATCTCAGATATATGGGTATTGATGCCCTTAGTCGATTAATAAAGATAAGCCCCGAGATTGCTGAACAACATCAACTGGCTGTGATTGATTGCTTAGAG GATCCAGATGATACTCTTAAGCGAAAAACATTTGAACTACTTTATAAAATGACAAAGTCCTCCAATGTTGAAGTGATTGTTGATCGGATGATTGACTACATGATTTGCATCAACGATAATCATTATAAAACCTATATAGCTTCTCGATGTGTGGAACTTGCAGAGCAGTTTGCACCGAGTAACCATTGGTTTATTCAG ACTATGAATAAAGTCTTCGAGCATGCGGGGGATCTTGTTAATGTAAAAGTGGCTCATAACTTGATGAGGTTGATTGCAGAAGGATTTGGAGAGGATGATGACACTGCCGATAGTCAGCTAAGATCATCTGCT GTGGAATCATATTTGGGCATTATTGGAGAGCCCAAACTGCCATCAGTGTTTCTTCAG GTCATATGTTGGGTTCTTGGGGAATATGGAACTGCTGATGGGAAGTATTCTGCTTCCTATATCACTGGGAAACTATGTGATGTGGCAGAGGCATATTCCAATGATGAAACTGTTAAG GCATATGCCATTACAGCAATCATGAAAATATATGCATTTGAAATATCAGCTGGGAGGAAAGTGGATATGCTACCTGAG TGTCAATCCTTGGTGGAAGAATTATCAGCTGCACACTCAACAGATCTGCAGCAACGTGCATATGAATTGCAAGCTGTCATTGGTTTGGATGCTCGTGTTGTTGAGAGCATAATGCCTTCAGATGCAAGTTGTGAAGACATTGAG GTGGATAAAGACCTTTCATTCCTTGACAATTATGTAAGACTCGCAATAGAAAAAGGTGCTCAGCCATACATTCCTGAGAGTGAGCGCTCTGGAATGCTAAATGTCAGCACCTTTAGAGGCCAAGATCAGCATGAAGCTTCAACGCATGGTCTTAGATTTGAAGCATATGAGCTTCCGAAAGCACCTATTCCAGCAAAGGTTGTTCCAATTGCCAGTTCAACTGAACTTGTTCCGGTACCTGAGCCATCATATTCTAGGGAGATCCCCCAGGCTGCACCAGTGTCATCTGTCTCGGATGTAGGGTCATCAGGGCTTAAGCTACATCTTGATGGTGTTCAGAAAAAGTGGGGTAGGCCAACATACTCCTCTACCCCACCATCTACTTCAAACTCTACTTCTCAGAAGACGGTGAATGGTGTTTCACAAGATGGTCGGAGCACTGCAAACTCAAAAGCTCGAGACAGTTATGATTCAAAGAGGACACAGGTTGAAATTAACCCTGAAAAGCAGAAGCTTGCTGCTTCGTTGTTTGGGGGTTCATCAAAAACTGAGAGAAAACAATCATCTGCCAACCATAAGGTGGCTAAAGCAAGTAGCCAGGCAGCAGAGCCATCTCAAGTTTCCAACACAACTGTTGTAGCTTCTGTTGGGACAAATCTTCAACCTCCTCCAGATTTGCTTGACTTCAGTGAACCAACTGTTACAACTAGTGCTCCATTGTTAGATCCCTTCAAGCAGTTGGAAGGCCTTCTAGATTCAAACGCAGCAGTTGCCTCAACTGCGAATCATGGTGGAGGAAATGCTTCTAAAGAACCTGATATAATGTCATTATATGCGGATATGCCTCTAAGTGGGCATAGCAGCAGTACAGAGAACACTATTTCAACCCACGGGGATGATGCTAATCTTATGTCCGGGTTCTCAAATGCCGCCAGGATTGATCATGGTGGACCTACAGTTGAACACTCCACGCAACAACTTAGCAAGGGACCAAACCCAAAAGATTCCTTGGAAAAGGATGCACTTGTAAGGCAGATGGGTGTGAACCCATCAAGTCAGAATCCCAATTTATTTAGAGATTTGCTTGGCTGA